The Bacteroidota bacterium genome window below encodes:
- a CDS encoding serine protease: MPTWGQILAEIQTAIKNNDPAAFDTVRNKYLKELSDKTKRNTIIYASRWTSGDIPANIISITDEDLQAFMEAIHGLSGDKLDLILHTGGGSAEATDAIVTYLRQKFNEIRVFIPQAAMSAGTMFALSADEIVMGKHSFIGPIDPQFILNTGVGVQAVPAQAIIEQFKKAQKDCADNPKNLNSWLPMLSQYGPALLVQCQNQIDFGMDLVKNWLGNYMFKGDDGNKAAKIAEFLSNHDNFKTHGKHINIEKAKEIGLKIMDLENDQDLQEKVLSVFHATMHTLNTTAVKVVCNQNGNAFIKQFQVQVQRR; this comes from the coding sequence CAATTAAAAACAATGATCCTGCAGCTTTTGATACTGTACGTAATAAATATTTAAAAGAATTATCAGATAAAACAAAAAGAAACACTATAATTTACGCTAGCCGGTGGACAAGTGGAGACATACCAGCAAACATAATATCTATTACTGATGAAGATTTACAAGCTTTTATGGAAGCAATCCACGGACTAAGTGGTGATAAATTAGATTTAATATTACACACTGGTGGCGGGTCTGCCGAAGCTACTGATGCTATTGTAACTTATTTAAGGCAGAAGTTTAATGAAATAAGAGTATTTATACCTCAAGCAGCAATGTCTGCCGGGACGATGTTCGCTTTGTCAGCAGATGAAATAGTAATGGGAAAGCATTCCTTTATTGGACCAATCGATCCTCAATTTATTTTAAATACTGGTGTAGGAGTTCAAGCGGTACCAGCACAAGCAATAATTGAACAATTCAAAAAAGCACAAAAAGATTGTGCGGACAATCCCAAGAATTTAAATTCTTGGCTGCCAATGTTAAGCCAATACGGACCGGCATTACTCGTTCAGTGTCAAAATCAAATTGATTTTGGCATGGACTTAGTAAAAAACTGGCTGGGCAATTATATGTTTAAAGGAGATGATGGAAATAAAGCAGCAAAAATTGCTGAGTTTTTATCAAATCACGATAATTTTAAAACTCACGGAAAACATATTAACATTGAAAAAGCTAAAGAAATAGGTTTGAAGATAATGGATTTAGAAAATGATCAAGATTTACAAGAAAAAGTTCTTTCTGTTTTTCACGCCACTATGCATACACTAAATACTACTGCGGTTAAGGTGGTATGCAATCAAAATGGTAATGCCTTTATCAAGCAATTTCAGGTGCAGGTACAAAGAAGATAA